A stretch of Brachyhypopomus gauderio isolate BG-103 chromosome 3, BGAUD_0.2, whole genome shotgun sequence DNA encodes these proteins:
- the rnd3b gene encoding rho family GTPase 3b, translating into MDHRHDMKCKVVVVGDSQCGKTSLLSVFAKDSFPKSYVPTVFENYTASFEIDSIRVELSLWDTSGSLYYDNVRPLSYPDADAVLICFDISRPETLDSVLRKWKGEIEEFCPNTKMLLVGCKSDLRTDLATFVQLSNEIPLSYDQGSNVAKQICAPYIECSALQSENSVRDIFHVATLACVSKNNKNMKRHKSSRATKRTSNMASRPELDSISRLHKTKAKTCSVM; encoded by the exons ATGGACCACAGACACGATATGAAGTGTAAGGTGGTGGTGGTCGGAGACAGTCAGTGCGGGAAAACGTCTCTGCTCAGCGTCTTCGCCAAGGACTCCTTCCCAAAG agCTATGTTCCGACGGTGTTTGAAAACTACACAGCCAGTTTTGAGATCGACTCGATACGAGTAGAACTCAGTCTGTGGGACACATCTG GATCCCTTTATTATGACAACGTGCGTCCACTGTCCTACCCCGATGCGGATGCCGTACTCATTTGCTTCGACATCAGCCGGCCAGAAACCCTGGACAGTGTGCTGAGGAAG TGGAAAGGAGAGATTGAGGAATTCTGTCCAAACACCAAGATGCTTCTGGTGGGTTGCAAATCAGACCTACGTACAGACCTGGCCACCTTTGTGCAACTGTCCAATGAGATACCATTATCCTACGACCAG GGATCAAACGTGGCCAAGCAGATCTGTGCCCCCTACATCGAGTGTTCAGCCCTGCAGTCGGAGAACAGCGTGAGGGACATTTTCCACGTGGCCACGCTGGCCTGCGTCAGTAAGAACAACAAGAACATGAAACGCCACAAGTCCTCCAGAGCCACCAAGAGGACCTCAAATATGGCCAGCAGGCCAGAGCTGGACTCCATATCACGCCTGCATAAGACCAAGGCCAAAACCTGCTCAGTCATGTGA